One segment of Erigeron canadensis isolate Cc75 chromosome 2, C_canadensis_v1, whole genome shotgun sequence DNA contains the following:
- the LOC122587836 gene encoding protein FAR1-RELATED SEQUENCE 9-like, which translates to MYHEYAYYSSFEIRKGSQKTNLSGIVRQKYYLCHRAGERKKVNIDSLERNEKQVTKSSMESTGCRARVRFDLDYLNETYIIADFHAIHNHELVPREYRHLCKTDRQLKYAEQLFVYNASISNVGPTKAHQLYSNLKGSSLNVNGTVDDFRNWKRDLNVYINESDAQILVNKMMEMREHIPGFSFEYKVDNSELHSLFWADNIREATPSIEDETERDFKSRFDSIVWNIHMEPKTFEEKWEKLMIDFSLQNDNWFKYMFQIRSKWIPAYFIDTPMCGLLRTTSRSKSENAFFSHFTRSASNLVSFMSGFESAMMKQRSKQEKLDAETIKKTPILNTKLKIEMHASKLYKKTIFEMIQKEIEAGLYDCLVAQMTAEEECQIYIINEMLKRKVKETGQNVIQYKVLHNLGDGSVVCTCRHYLRLGLLCRHCFSVLKNNNIDEIHAQYIMRRWTKGIIPPDLRSSRNKFDNGNVGTQKLVAEASSVFEDCLYVVVNDDEKLKEFLEKVKSLKSEVEADMANQPPKKKNEVISRMMGVEKPDSNEIKNPPVGVYKGCGTVNRIMGGKEKGIKESNKRKRKCTTCGDTNHNSRTCGKKKQKFNEKVNTEGASNN; encoded by the exons ATGTACCACGAGTATGCTTATTATTCTAGTTTTGAAATCAGAAAAGGGAGCCAGAAAACTAATTTGTCAGGAATAGTAAGACAAAAGTACTATCTTTGTCACAGAGCTGGAGAAAGAAAGAAGGTTAACATAGATAGtttagaaagaaatgaaaaacaagttACAAAAAGCAGCATGGAATCCACTGGATGTAGAGCTAGAGTGAGATTTGACTTGGATTACTTGAACGAAACATACATAATAGCTGATTTCCATGCAATTCATAATCATGAATTGGTTCCGCGAGAGTATAGACATCTATGCAAAACAGATAGACAACTAAAATATGCAGAGCAGCTATTTGTCTACAACGCCTCCATCTCAAACGTTGGACCAACAAAAGCTCATCAACTGTACAGTAACTTGAAGGGAAGCTCGTTAAATGTAAACGGGACAGTTGATGATTTCAGAAACTGGAAGAGGGACCTAAATGTGTACATCAATGAAAGTGATGCTCAAATTTTAGTTAACAAAATGATGGAAATGAGAGAACATATCCCTGGTTTTTCATTTGAGTATAAGGTTGACAACTCTGAGTTGCACTCACTCTTTTGGGCCGATAAT ATAAGAGAGGCAACTCCAAGTATAGAAGATGAAACTGAGAGAGACTTCAAGAGCAGGTTTGACAGTATAGTTTGGAATATTCACATGGAACCAAAAACTTTCGAGGAAAAATGGGAGAAGTTGATGATTGATTTTTCATTACAAAATGACAATTGGTTCAAGTATATGTTTCAAATCAGATCAAAGTGGATACCAGCTTACTTCATTGACACTCCAATGTGTGGCCTGTTGAGAACAACATCAAGGTCAAAAAGCGAGAATgcttttttttctcatttcacAAGATCAGCATCAAATCTGGTGAGTTTCATGAGTGGATTTGAATCAGCAATGATGAAACAAAGGTCAAAACAAGAAAAGTTAGATGCTGAAACAATAAAGAAGACTCCAATATTGAACACAAAACTCAAAATAGAAATGCATGCTTCAAAACTGtacaaaaaaacaatttttgagATGATACAGAAGGAAATAGAAGCCGGTCTATATGATTGTTTAGTTGCCCAAATGACTGCCGAAGAAGAGTGtcaaatttatatcattaatgAGATGTTAAAGAGGAAAGTGAAAGAGACTGGACAAAATGTGATTCAGTATAAG GTATTGCATAACCTTGGGGATGGTTCTGTTGTGTGTACCTGTAGACACTATCTCCGTTTAGGTCTCCTTTGCCGACATTGTTTCAGTGTTTTGAAGAACAATAATATAGACGAAATACATGCACAATACATTATGAGGCGGTGGACAAAAGGCATCATACCACCTGATTTGAGATCTAGCAGAAACAAATTTGACAATGGAAATGTTGGTACTCAAAAGTTGGTTGCTGAAGCAAGTTCAGTTTTTGAGGATTGCTTGTATGTTGTTGTGAATGATGATGAAAAACTTAAAGAGTTTCTGGAAAAAGTTAAATCGTTGAAGTCAGAAGTTGAGGCTGATATGGCAAACCAAccaccaaagaaaaaaaatgaagtgaTATCAAGAATGATGGGTGTTGAAAAACCAGATTCAAACGAAATAAAAAACCCACCAGTTGGAGTGTATAAGGGATGTGGAACTGTTAACCGTATAATGGGCGGTAAGGAGAAAGGAATAAAAGAAAGcaataaaagaaagagaaagtgCACTACATGCGGAGATACGAATCACAACAGCAGGACATGtggaaaaaagaaacaaaaattcaatgaaaAAGTGAATACTGAAGGAGCTTCAAACAATTAg